The Falco peregrinus isolate bFalPer1 chromosome 1, bFalPer1.pri, whole genome shotgun sequence genome has a window encoding:
- the SHC4 gene encoding SHC-transforming protein 4 isoform X4, giving the protein MLLKHDCFQLVSLTYMGCIEVLQSMRSLDFGTRTQVTREAISRLCEAVSGTNGAIKKRKPPVKFLSSVLGKSNLQFSGVNIKLTISTSSLTLINVDTQQIIANHHMQSISFASGGDPDTTDYVAYVAKDPVNQRACHILECPNGMAQEVINTIGQAFELRFKQYLKNPSSLVTPNESEAANANGSAGNSQEREDHEYYNEIPGKEPPTGGVLDMRMKVQTDQRANCLIQCKKQHCLTGSPAFINIYENCPEENKTLGNCGERSQKTRKEATLLKPAYKTDLFDDPCYINTQTVQSAVCTAHSTATTQTHGSPLRQAKLPEAVLQSATSNTAGLCVPPQIKQQLKNEDCYHGKLNRKAAESLLVNDGDFLVRESTTSPGQYVLSGLQGGQAKHLLLVDPEGKVRTKDHIFDSVGHLIQYHMENNLPIISSGSEVSLKQPVRKESSVGHMQYHK; this is encoded by the exons ggAAGCAATAAGCCGACTGTGTGAAGCTGTATCAGGTACAAATGGAGCTATAAAAAAGCGGAAG CCTCCAGTGAAGTTTCTGTCTTCTGTACTTGGCAAAAGTAACCTTCAGTTTTCTGGCGTGAATATAAAGCTGACCATTTCAACAAGCAGCCTTACTTTGATTAATGTTGACACGCAGCAG ATTATTGCCAACCATCACATGCAGTCCATCTCATTTGCTTCTGGAGGTGACCCA GATACAACAGACTACGTTGCATATGTAGCCAAAGATCCTGTTAATCAGAGAG CATGCCACATCCTGGAATGTCCCAATGGGATGGCGCAGGAGGTGATAAACACCATAGGACAGGCTTTTGAGCTCCGGTTCAAACAGTACCTGAAGAATCCATCTAGCCTGGTTACACCTAATGAAAG TGAGGCAGCAAATGCTAATGGATCAGCTGGGAATTCACAGGAGAGGGAGGATCATGAATATTACAACGAAATTCCAGGGAAAGAGCCTCCCACGGGTGGAGTGTTAGACATGCGAATGAAAGTGCAAACAGACCAAAGGGCTAATTGTCTTATACAGTGCAAAAAGCAGCATTGCTTG ACAGGCAGCCCAGCATTCATCAATATATATGAAAATtgtccagaagaaaacaaaactctgg GTAATTGTGGTGAAAGATCacagaagacaagaaaagagGCAACATTATTGAAGCCTGCCTACAAAACAGATCTTTTTGATGATCCGTGTTACATCAACACACAGACCGTGCAGTCTGCAGTCTGTACAGCCCACAGTACAGCAACAACACAGACCCACGGGAGCCCACTGCGTCAGGCCA aGTTACCGGAAGCTGTTCTGCAGAGTGCCACAAGCAACACAGCTGGTCTCTGTGTTCCGCCGCAAATAAAGCAACAGCTAAAGAATGAAGATTGTTACCATGGCAAATtaaacaggaaagcagcagagagccTCTTAGTAAACGATGGGGATTTTCTGGTGCGAGAGAGCACAACGTCACCTGGTCAGTACGTCCTCAGTGGACTTCAGGGAGGGCAAGCAAAGCATCTGCTCTTGGTGGATCCTGAGGGCAAG GTGAGAACCAAAGACCATATATTTGATAGTGTGGGTCATCTTATTCAGTAtcacatggaaaataatttgccGATCATCTCTTCTGGAAGTGAAGTGAGCTTGAAGCAGCCTGTGAGGAAAGAAAGTAGTGTGGGACACATGCAATATCACAAATAA